TAGCATCTCTCCAGCCCTGCACCGTTTTCTCATCAAGCTTGTCAGTCATTTCAGTTTCTATAAAGCCGGGAGCGATAGCATTAGACCGTATACCTCTTGACCCTAACTCAAGAGCCACAGATTTGGTGAAACCTATAATACCTGCTTTAGAAGCAGAGTAGTTGGTTTGTCCGGCATTACCTTTCAGGCCTACAACTGAGGTCATGTTTATGATCGAACCACTTCTTTGTTTCATCATAGTTTTGGTTGCGGCCTTTACGGTATTGAAACAAGACTTCAGGTTAATGTTGATTACATCATCCCAGTCAGCTTCATTGATCCTTAACAGAAGGTTGTCCTTTGTTATGCCGGCATTATTTACCAGGATATCCAAAGAACCGAAATCACTTACCACGTCATTAATAAGCTGCTCTGCAGCAGCGAAATCCGAAGCATCAGAACGGTAACCTTTGGCTTTAACGCCTTTTTCCTGAAGCTCTTTTTCAAGAGCCTGACCTTTTTCAACACTGGATAGATAAGTGAATGCTATGTTGGCACCCTGTTCGGCGTATTTATGAGCAATGGCGTACCCTATGCCTTTTGAGGCTCCTGTTACAAGTGCGGTTTTTCCTTCTAATAATTTCATGGTATAAATTGGCTTTTTAATGATTTACATGACTGACCGAGGTTCGGCACATGCTTAATCTTTTATGATAATGAATGATTTATTTAAAAAAAGGTGTTTTTATTGGCTTTACTAATATTTTACCCATTTGGTGATCCAAAGAAAAATAAAAGAAACAACACCGACAAAAATGAAGTGATGAATTGCTTACAAAGGCTTGATTTTTGCGGTTGGGTTTGAATGATGACAGATAGTAAAAAAAGAATAATATATCTCGAGGATGACGAGTTTACCCGACTGATGGTGCAGGCGCAGTTTGAAAATGCCGGATTTTCCGTGGAAGCTTTCTCAAGCTACTCAGATCTTATAGAAGCCATGAAGGAAAAGCAGTATGACATAGTAGTTACCGACCTGAATGTTGACGGGCACGAGCCTCAGCAACTGATTAGAAGCATAAAGTCCATTAACGCTATTCCGGTGGTAGTGCTCAGCGCCTCGGCGGTTGAAGTATCAGGAGCAAACTTATCACTAGAAAAGCCTTTAAAAAATGAGGATATCAAAGAGGTTGAGGGTTTGCTGGTAAAAACAGAAGATAGAATTAACCTTAGTAAAGTATATAAGTTTGCCTGTGGAGATCAGGAGTTGCTGGTGAGCTATGTGAATACTTTTATTGATAACTATGAAAAAGATCTTCTTCTGTTAAAGTCAGAAATAGATAGTGCTGATATAAGGGTTATCAAAAACCTCGCGCATAAAATGCTTTCGTCAGTATCATACTACGATCAGGATTCGCTGAATAAGCTTTTACAAAAACTGGAGCTTAGCGCCTCTGGCATGAGTAAAAGACAAATAACAGATCATTTTCAACAGATAGAGTATTACTCTGATAAATTACTTAATGGTATAAGGAAACAAGTTAAAGACACTACGCCTCCAACTCATACTTCCTGATTTTGTTGTATAATGTAGAGCGGTCAATTTTTAAAATCCTGGCTGCTTTTGATTTATTAAACTTCACATCTTTCAGTGTCTGCGCAATCAGGGCTTTTTCACTTTGGATGGCAAGTGTTTTTAGGTCCTTGGGCGGGCTAAATTCCTTGTTTGACGATAACTTGTTTTCTGCGGTTAGCTCCGGAAGGTTATCAGAACTCAGATATTCTTCTGTCTCTAATAAAACAGACCGCCTCACCATATTTTTTAATTCCCGGATGTTTCCCGGCCAGTCGTAGTTTAGAAATACATCCATTACTTCATTAGAAAAGCCTTTGACACTTCGGTTAAGTTCACGATTGGCCCTTTCGAGAAAATACCTCGCGTAAACCTCAATGTCCTGTTTCCGTTGTCTGAGTGGAGGTATATTAATTTGAAATTCATTGATCCGGTGAAACAGATCCTCTCTGAAATTGCTGTCAGCGGATGCTACCGGGCTAAGATTTTCATTAGTTGCTGTAATAAGTCTCACATCGACATCAAAATCTTTGGTTCCGCCAACCTTACGAACCTTTCTTTCCTGCAATACGCGAAGGAGTTTTACCTGCACCTCATAAGATAGGTTGCCAATCTCATCCAAAAACAATGTTCCTCCATTTGCCAGCTTAAATTGGCCGTCTTTGTCGTTTATAGCTCCTGTAAAAGCTCCTTTTACATGCCCGAAAAGCTCGCTGGCAGCAAGGTTTTCCGACAATGCTCCACAATCTATCGAAACGAAAGGTTTATCTTTGCGCTTGCTTTTCTGGTGAATAAGACGAGCAATATATTCTTTGCCCGTACCGCTTTCACCAAGTATCAATACCGACATATCAGTTTCCGCCACCAACCCTACATGCTGTATTATCCGTTGGAAATCAGGGCTTTGTCCGTTTACAAATTCAAAATTTTGAGTTGCGGGAGCCGGAGGTGCTTCCTCTGCCGATTTTTTGACCAGGGCTTTATTGATGATGCTTAGCAGCTCGTCAGGGTTGATTGGTTTTGCAATATATTCGAAGGCCCCCAGCTTAATAGCCTTGACGGCACTTTTGATGTGAGCGTAATTTGTCATAATAATAACGGCACAGTCATGATCCTTCTTTTTAATTTCCTTTAAAAGATCAAGCCCATCCAGATCAGGCATTTTAAGATCTGAGAGTATGATGTCAAAAGATTTTTCATTGAGCTTTCGTAAGGCCATCATGCCGTTAGAGGCACTGTCACACTCGAAACTGTTCTTTACAAGAAACCCCTTTAGCATGGTTGCAAAGGAAACATCATCCTCAACTATTAAAATACTTGCCATTATTAATTATTACTTTGTTAAAGCTTAACGGTTTGCCAGGGGCAAATGTGATCTATAAGCTAACAAAAATAAAGGCCCACTTGTTAAAGCGGGCCTTTCTGGAGTTAAAGAAGTGCTATTGGCTGTTGAAAGACTAAACCATCCTGTTAGTCTTCAATCAACCCACCATCTTTATTGTACACTTTTATCTGCTTTTGCTTTTTTTCATTGGCGAAGTGAACCTCATATTCCACCTTTTCTTTATCGTCAGAGTAAGTGATTTTATAAACCTTGGCAATATTCCATTTGGCAAATTCACCGCCCATAATAGCATCTTTGATAGATGCAGGAAGTTCAGACGGTGTTATTTCAGTTTTCTTAGGGTCAATTTTCAAAACAACCTCATCAGCCGATTTAACTTCTGAAGTAGTAGCCTGGGTTGATACAATGGCTGCAAAAGTAAGCGCAAATGCGGCTATAAATATTTTGGTCAGTTTCATCATTATAATCGTTTTGGTTAAAAATTCATTTATTACAATCAGGTACAGAATTGTGCCAAACCTTATTTTATTATATAATGCTCTGGTATTCAGTATTTTAATTCTTTCCGGTATTGGGGAATGGAAGAAGGCTGTGGCATTTTCCTACAAAATGATGTGTACCTGTGTAGACTGCTCCAGGTGCTATCTGGAAAGCAAATTTTTTTCTAAGGCCATTTCGATTAAATTTGCAATCCCACGATTAAACAGGAAATTAAAACACGTTATAACATGTCAAAGAAATATGATCTTTTAGTATTAGGTAGTGGACCTGGTGGTTATGTTGCCGCTATTCGCGCTGCTCAGTTGGGATTACAAGTTGGGGTTGTGGAAAAGGAGTCTTTGGGAGGTATTTGTCTTAACTGGGGTTGTATTCCTACCAAGGCGCTATTAAAAAGTGCTAATGTTTTTGAATACATATCACATGCCGCTGATTACGGAATCAGTGTAAAAGATGCCAAGGCAGATTTGGATGGCATGGTGAAGCGAAGCAGAGGTGTTGCCGATGGTATGAGCAAAGGTATTCAGTTCTTGTTTAAAAAGAACAAGATCGATGCTATCATGGGCTTTGGTAAACTAAAGGCCGGTAAGAAAATAGAAGTTACTGCTGAGGATGGCAAAACAGAAACCTATAGCGCAGATCATATTATCGTTGCCACTGGTGGCCGCTCCAGGCAGTTACCTAACCTGCCTATAGATGGCAAAAACATCATAGGCTACAGAGAGGCTTTGGTTCTCGATAAGGCACCTAAAAAAATGGTAATAGTTGGTTCAGGAGCTATCGGGGTGGAATTTGCATATTT
This region of Fulvivirga ulvae genomic DNA includes:
- a CDS encoding response regulator — encoded protein: MMTDSKKRIIYLEDDEFTRLMVQAQFENAGFSVEAFSSYSDLIEAMKEKQYDIVVTDLNVDGHEPQQLIRSIKSINAIPVVVLSASAVEVSGANLSLEKPLKNEDIKEVEGLLVKTEDRINLSKVYKFACGDQELLVSYVNTFIDNYEKDLLLLKSEIDSADIRVIKNLAHKMLSSVSYYDQDSLNKLLQKLELSASGMSKRQITDHFQQIEYYSDKLLNGIRKQVKDTTPPTHTS
- a CDS encoding sigma-54-dependent transcriptional regulator codes for the protein MASILIVEDDVSFATMLKGFLVKNSFECDSASNGMMALRKLNEKSFDIILSDLKMPDLDGLDLLKEIKKKDHDCAVIIMTNYAHIKSAVKAIKLGAFEYIAKPINPDELLSIINKALVKKSAEEAPPAPATQNFEFVNGQSPDFQRIIQHVGLVAETDMSVLILGESGTGKEYIARLIHQKSKRKDKPFVSIDCGALSENLAASELFGHVKGAFTGAINDKDGQFKLANGGTLFLDEIGNLSYEVQVKLLRVLQERKVRKVGGTKDFDVDVRLITATNENLSPVASADSNFREDLFHRINEFQINIPPLRQRKQDIEVYARYFLERANRELNRSVKGFSNEVMDVFLNYDWPGNIRELKNMVRRSVLLETEEYLSSDNLPELTAENKLSSNKEFSPPKDLKTLAIQSEKALIAQTLKDVKFNKSKAARILKIDRSTLYNKIRKYELEA
- the fabG gene encoding 3-oxoacyl-[acyl-carrier-protein] reductase produces the protein MKLLEGKTALVTGASKGIGYAIAHKYAEQGANIAFTYLSSVEKGQALEKELQEKGVKAKGYRSDASDFAAAEQLINDVVSDFGSLDILVNNAGITKDNLLLRINEADWDDVININLKSCFNTVKAATKTMMKQRSGSIINMTSVVGLKGNAGQTNYSASKAGIIGFTKSVALELGSRGIRSNAIAPGFIETEMTDKLDEKTVQGWRDAIPLKRGGSPEDVAEACVFLGSDMSSYITGQVIQVDGGMLT